In Parabacteroides sp. FAFU027, the following proteins share a genomic window:
- the radA gene encoding DNA repair protein RadA, whose product MAKTKTVYVCSQCGVDSPKWVGKCPSCGSWNSYVEEVVSKSPAVQRSYTGAETLKSKPRKLNEIETNHEERLNMHDEELNRVLGGGMVMGSLVLLGGEPGIGKSTLLLQTVLKVRGKRILYVSGEESARQLKMRAERLGASPDHDLYIVCETSLEEIFVHVKNIDPELLIIDSIQTISTEVVESSPGSVSQVRECAASLLKYAKESGTPTLLIGHINKEGSIAGPKVLEHIVDSVLQFEGDQHYMYRILRSIKNRFGSTAELGIYEMRQDGLREVSNPSELLLTQNHEGLSGVSIAAAIEGVRPFLIETQALVSTAVYGTPQRSATGFDLRRMNMLLAVLEKRAGFKLAQKDVFLNIAGGLKVNDPAIDLSVLSAVLSSNLDVPVERLVCATGEVGLSGEIRPVNRIEQRILEAQKLGFQRIILPADNLKGLDRKKFTIETVPAKKVEEAFRALFG is encoded by the coding sequence ATGGCAAAGACCAAGACCGTATATGTCTGCTCGCAGTGTGGAGTCGATTCCCCGAAATGGGTGGGCAAATGTCCTTCGTGTGGAAGCTGGAACAGCTATGTAGAGGAGGTGGTGAGCAAATCCCCCGCCGTGCAGCGCAGCTATACCGGCGCAGAGACGCTCAAATCAAAACCCCGTAAGCTCAACGAGATAGAAACCAATCACGAAGAACGGCTCAACATGCACGATGAGGAGCTGAACCGTGTGCTCGGGGGCGGCATGGTGATGGGTTCACTGGTGCTGCTCGGCGGAGAACCGGGCATCGGGAAGTCCACGTTGCTGTTGCAGACGGTTTTGAAAGTACGGGGGAAACGGATTCTCTACGTCTCCGGTGAAGAGAGCGCGCGCCAGCTCAAGATGCGGGCGGAGCGTCTCGGTGCATCGCCGGACCACGACCTCTATATCGTGTGCGAAACCTCCCTGGAGGAGATCTTCGTGCATGTCAAAAACATCGATCCCGAGCTGCTGATTATCGACTCGATTCAGACCATCTCGACCGAGGTGGTGGAATCATCCCCCGGTAGCGTATCGCAGGTGCGCGAGTGTGCGGCATCGTTGCTTAAGTATGCCAAGGAATCCGGTACGCCCACCCTCTTAATTGGTCATATTAATAAGGAGGGAAGCATTGCCGGACCGAAAGTGCTGGAGCATATTGTGGATTCGGTATTGCAGTTTGAGGGGGACCAACATTATATGTACAGAATTCTTCGCTCCATCAAGAACCGCTTCGGAAGCACAGCCGAACTGGGCATTTACGAGATGCGGCAGGATGGTCTTCGTGAAGTGAGTAATCCTTCCGAACTGTTATTGACCCAAAATCACGAGGGGCTGAGCGGCGTCTCCATCGCGGCGGCCATCGAAGGCGTGCGGCCGTTTCTGATCGAAACGCAAGCGTTGGTGAGTACGGCGGTGTACGGTACGCCCCAACGTTCGGCCACGGGCTTCGACCTGCGACGCATGAATATGCTGTTGGCAGTGTTGGAAAAACGGGCGGGATTCAAACTGGCACAGAAGGATGTTTTCCTCAATATTGCCGGAGGCTTGAAGGTAAACGACCCGGCCATCGACCTTTCGGTACTGTCAGCCGTCTTATCTTCCAATCTCGATGTGCCGGTGGAACGGTTGGTTTGTGCCACGGGCGAAGTCGGTCTCTCCGGAGAAATCCGTCCGGTCAACCGCATCGAGCAGCGCATCCTCGAGGCACAGAAACTCGGCTTCCAGCGCATCATTCTTCCGGCTGACAACCTCAAGGGACTTGACCGTAAGAAATTCACCATCGAAACCGTACCGGCGAAGAAGGTGGAAGAGGCGTTCCGTGCGTTGTTTGGATAA